From one Apis mellifera strain DH4 linkage group LG10 unlocalized genomic scaffold, Amel_HAv3.1 GroupUN_53_associated_to_Group10, whole genome shotgun sequence genomic stretch:
- the LOC411380 gene encoding 60S ribosomal protein L30, whose protein sequence is MVAQKKQKKSQEGINSRLALVMKSGKYVLGYKQTLKSLRQGKAKLVIIANNAAPLRKSEIEYYAMLAKTGVHHYIGNNIELGTACGKYFRVCTLSITDPGNSDIIKSMPTGEQP, encoded by the exons atggTAGCTCAAAAAAAACag AAAAAATCTCAAGAAGGGATCAACTCCAGATTGGCCCTTGTTATGAAATCAGGAAAATATGTTCTGGGATATAAGCAGACATTGAAGTCCCTTCGGCAAGGAAAAGCAAAATTAGTCATCATTGCTAATAATGCTGCACCTTTAAG GAAATCGGAGATAGAATATTATGCTATGTTGGCAAAAACTGGCGTGCATcattatattggaaataatatagaattaggTACTGCATGTGGAAAATATTTCCGTGTATGTACTCTTTCTATTACAGACCCTGGAAAttcagatattataaaatctatgcCTACTGGTGAACaaccataa